In Belonocnema kinseyi isolate 2016_QV_RU_SX_M_011 chromosome 4, B_treatae_v1, whole genome shotgun sequence, a single window of DNA contains:
- the LOC117170683 gene encoding zinc finger protein 600-like isoform X3, whose protein sequence is MCDRCVTRAESALLYREQCQVADSALRQAALKVPCMKSYAAVSGCKQYQQNPSFLSTQNAQNTLKCVECRAVFMNYQELCLHSRLHVPFLPESNIPSQHMHIVESPNTCHNLNHLRNNSINIHINSMAEDDVCSRRTACALHCSHCNHTFSDRTQLINHSLAHDVSNTSLLCDEENIQIRNISNPVSRNWLLGRPIQHPLEKTIPNLQYPSQSFVNETKKIRNVAFSGNSLHNIEQFNNTNGHQNISFHPEATLPVSLNFDPRKIIQQNNDEKVSQECFVASNCLTPIEKFYSKKSEDIKNKTYECEKCGRFFLQESKFQSHWLSHSDNRPFKCFRCHKAYACKSKLNAHMRLHTKSNVHPCKICNKIFTYPSYLLEHMNAHKSNNHKLKDQKQIFHFECNICKKKFQIAKLLNAHLRLHSGIGLSQCNVCDKKFNHKYSLKVHLQSHEAKKVYKCEYCDKSFTQKSNLVEHIRIHTKVKPFECNLCSKKFCQSSHLKSHVASHDSARQHRCQLCGKRFKLVNHLKRHLNSHTRSKTYRCEKCNHVFSQAFSLRRHLKRHDES, encoded by the exons ATGTGTGATCGATGTGTTACTCGAGCCGAATCCGCTCTTTTATATAGGGAGCAGTGTCAAGTTGCTGACAGCGCATTAAGGCAGGCAGCATTAAAA GTTCCATGTATGAAATCCTATGCTGCCGTTTCGGGATGTAAACAGTATCAACAAAATCCATCATTTTTATCGACTCAAAATGCACAGAATACCTTGAAATGCGTTGAGTGTAGAGCAGTATTTATGAATTACCAGGAACTTTGTCTACACAGTAGATTACACGTACCATTTCTACCAGAAAGTAATATCCCATCTCAGCATATGCATATCGTCGAATCTCCAAATACGTGTCACAATTTAAATCATTTGCGTAATAACTCAATTAACATTCATATAAATTCGATGGCAGAAGATGACGTATGTTCCCGTAGAACTGCCTGCGCTCTGCACTGCTCTCATTGCAACCACACATTTTCAGATAGAACACAGCTTATAAATCATAGCTTAGCTCACGATGTAAGTAATACAAGTTTACTTTGTGACGAAGAAAACATTCAGATCAGAAACATTTCGAATCCTGTTAGTCGAAATTGGCTTCTTGGAAGACCCATTCAACATCCGTTGGAAAAAACAATACCGAATCTGCAATATCCCTCTCAATCCTTTgtaaatgaaactaaaaaaattcggaATGTTGCTTTTTCTGGCAATAGTTTGCACAACATAGAACAATTTAATAACACTAACGGccatcaaaatatttcttttcacccTGAAGCTACTTTACCAGTTTCTTTAAACTTTGATCCTCGTAAGATCATTCAACAGAATAATGATGAAAAAGTTAGTCAGGAATGCTTTGTCGCTTCTAATTGTTTAACGcctatagaaaaattttattccaaaaaatcagaagacattaaaaacaaaacatacGAATGTGAGAAATGCGGTCGCTTTTTTCTGCAAGAGTCTAAGTTCCAAAGTCATTGGTTATCACATTCTGATAATCGGCCATTTAAGTGCTTTAGATGTCACAAAGCTTACGCATGTAAGAGTAAATTAAACGCACATATGAGATTGCATACAAAGTCAAATGTTCATCCGTGTAAaatatgcaataaaatttttacatatcCGTCATACTTGTTAGAGCATATGAACGCTCACAAATCAAACAACCACAAACTAAAAGATCAAaagcaaatatttcattttgaatgtaaCATATgcaagaagaaatttcaaattgctAAACTATTGAATGCTCATTTGAGACTTCACAGTGGAATAGGCTTATCACAATGCAATGtttgcgataaaaaatttaatcacaaaTATAGTTTAAAAGTTCACCTTCAATCGCATGAAGCGAAAAAGGTATACAAGTGTGAGTATTGTGATAAATCTTTCACACAAAAAAGTAATCTCGTTGAACATATTAGAATTCACACCAAAGTGAAACCCTTCGAATGTAATTTGTGTAGTAAGAAGTTCTGTCAATCTAGTCATTTAAAAAGTCATGTAGCTTCTCATGATTCAGCTCGGCAACACCGGTGTCAACTTTGTGGGAAAAGATTTAAACTagttaatcatttaaaaagacatttaaatTCACACACTAGGTCGAAGACATACCGATGTGAGAAGTGCAATCATGTTTTCTCTCAAGCTTTTAGTTTAAGAAGACATTTAAAAAGACATGATGAATCTTAA
- the LOC117170683 gene encoding zinc finger protein 600-like isoform X2, with protein sequence MFIVTKKIDSENISKLCRTCLREDNDKMVWQGDGLPENMCDRCVTRAESALLYREQCQVADSALRQAALKVPCMKSYAAVSGCKQYQQNPSFLSTQNAQNTLKCVECRAVFMNYQELCLHSRLHVPFLPESNIPSQHMHIVESPNTCHNLNHLRNNSINIHINSMAEDDVCSRRTACALHCSHCNHTFSDRTQLINHSLAHDVSNTSLLCDEENIQIRNISNPVSRNWLLGRPIQHPLEKTIPNLQYPSQSFVNETKKIRNVAFSGNSLHNIEQFNNTNGHQNISFHPEATLPVSLNFDPRKIIQQNNDEKVSQECFVASNCLTPIEKFYSKKSEDIKNKTYECEKCGRFFLQESKFQSHWLSHSDNRPFKCFRCHKAYACKSKLNAHMRLHTKSNVHPCKICNKIFTYPSYLLEHMNAHKSNNHKLKDQKQIFHFECNICKKKFQIAKLLNAHLRLHSGIGLSQCNVCDKKFNHKYSLKVHLQSHEAKKVYKCEYCDKSFTQKSNLVEHIRIHTKVKPFECNLCSKKFCQSSHLKSHVASHDSARQHRCQLCGKRFKLVNHLKRHLNSHTRSKTYRCEKCNHVFSQAFSLRRHLKRHDES encoded by the exons GTATGGCAAGGGGATGGCTTGCCAGAAAACATGTGTGATCGATGTGTTACTCGAGCCGAATCCGCTCTTTTATATAGGGAGCAGTGTCAAGTTGCTGACAGCGCATTAAGGCAGGCAGCATTAAAA GTTCCATGTATGAAATCCTATGCTGCCGTTTCGGGATGTAAACAGTATCAACAAAATCCATCATTTTTATCGACTCAAAATGCACAGAATACCTTGAAATGCGTTGAGTGTAGAGCAGTATTTATGAATTACCAGGAACTTTGTCTACACAGTAGATTACACGTACCATTTCTACCAGAAAGTAATATCCCATCTCAGCATATGCATATCGTCGAATCTCCAAATACGTGTCACAATTTAAATCATTTGCGTAATAACTCAATTAACATTCATATAAATTCGATGGCAGAAGATGACGTATGTTCCCGTAGAACTGCCTGCGCTCTGCACTGCTCTCATTGCAACCACACATTTTCAGATAGAACACAGCTTATAAATCATAGCTTAGCTCACGATGTAAGTAATACAAGTTTACTTTGTGACGAAGAAAACATTCAGATCAGAAACATTTCGAATCCTGTTAGTCGAAATTGGCTTCTTGGAAGACCCATTCAACATCCGTTGGAAAAAACAATACCGAATCTGCAATATCCCTCTCAATCCTTTgtaaatgaaactaaaaaaattcggaATGTTGCTTTTTCTGGCAATAGTTTGCACAACATAGAACAATTTAATAACACTAACGGccatcaaaatatttcttttcacccTGAAGCTACTTTACCAGTTTCTTTAAACTTTGATCCTCGTAAGATCATTCAACAGAATAATGATGAAAAAGTTAGTCAGGAATGCTTTGTCGCTTCTAATTGTTTAACGcctatagaaaaattttattccaaaaaatcagaagacattaaaaacaaaacatacGAATGTGAGAAATGCGGTCGCTTTTTTCTGCAAGAGTCTAAGTTCCAAAGTCATTGGTTATCACATTCTGATAATCGGCCATTTAAGTGCTTTAGATGTCACAAAGCTTACGCATGTAAGAGTAAATTAAACGCACATATGAGATTGCATACAAAGTCAAATGTTCATCCGTGTAAaatatgcaataaaatttttacatatcCGTCATACTTGTTAGAGCATATGAACGCTCACAAATCAAACAACCACAAACTAAAAGATCAAaagcaaatatttcattttgaatgtaaCATATgcaagaagaaatttcaaattgctAAACTATTGAATGCTCATTTGAGACTTCACAGTGGAATAGGCTTATCACAATGCAATGtttgcgataaaaaatttaatcacaaaTATAGTTTAAAAGTTCACCTTCAATCGCATGAAGCGAAAAAGGTATACAAGTGTGAGTATTGTGATAAATCTTTCACACAAAAAAGTAATCTCGTTGAACATATTAGAATTCACACCAAAGTGAAACCCTTCGAATGTAATTTGTGTAGTAAGAAGTTCTGTCAATCTAGTCATTTAAAAAGTCATGTAGCTTCTCATGATTCAGCTCGGCAACACCGGTGTCAACTTTGTGGGAAAAGATTTAAACTagttaatcatttaaaaagacatttaaatTCACACACTAGGTCGAAGACATACCGATGTGAGAAGTGCAATCATGTTTTCTCTCAAGCTTTTAGTTTAAGAAGACATTTAAAAAGACATGATGAATCTTAA
- the LOC117170683 gene encoding zinc finger protein 383-like isoform X1 — translation MFIVTKKIDSENISKLCRTCLREDNDKMVCLFVGPAGSSLAAKLRSLSGLEVWQGDGLPENMCDRCVTRAESALLYREQCQVADSALRQAALKVPCMKSYAAVSGCKQYQQNPSFLSTQNAQNTLKCVECRAVFMNYQELCLHSRLHVPFLPESNIPSQHMHIVESPNTCHNLNHLRNNSINIHINSMAEDDVCSRRTACALHCSHCNHTFSDRTQLINHSLAHDVSNTSLLCDEENIQIRNISNPVSRNWLLGRPIQHPLEKTIPNLQYPSQSFVNETKKIRNVAFSGNSLHNIEQFNNTNGHQNISFHPEATLPVSLNFDPRKIIQQNNDEKVSQECFVASNCLTPIEKFYSKKSEDIKNKTYECEKCGRFFLQESKFQSHWLSHSDNRPFKCFRCHKAYACKSKLNAHMRLHTKSNVHPCKICNKIFTYPSYLLEHMNAHKSNNHKLKDQKQIFHFECNICKKKFQIAKLLNAHLRLHSGIGLSQCNVCDKKFNHKYSLKVHLQSHEAKKVYKCEYCDKSFTQKSNLVEHIRIHTKVKPFECNLCSKKFCQSSHLKSHVASHDSARQHRCQLCGKRFKLVNHLKRHLNSHTRSKTYRCEKCNHVFSQAFSLRRHLKRHDES, via the exons GTATGGCAAGGGGATGGCTTGCCAGAAAACATGTGTGATCGATGTGTTACTCGAGCCGAATCCGCTCTTTTATATAGGGAGCAGTGTCAAGTTGCTGACAGCGCATTAAGGCAGGCAGCATTAAAA GTTCCATGTATGAAATCCTATGCTGCCGTTTCGGGATGTAAACAGTATCAACAAAATCCATCATTTTTATCGACTCAAAATGCACAGAATACCTTGAAATGCGTTGAGTGTAGAGCAGTATTTATGAATTACCAGGAACTTTGTCTACACAGTAGATTACACGTACCATTTCTACCAGAAAGTAATATCCCATCTCAGCATATGCATATCGTCGAATCTCCAAATACGTGTCACAATTTAAATCATTTGCGTAATAACTCAATTAACATTCATATAAATTCGATGGCAGAAGATGACGTATGTTCCCGTAGAACTGCCTGCGCTCTGCACTGCTCTCATTGCAACCACACATTTTCAGATAGAACACAGCTTATAAATCATAGCTTAGCTCACGATGTAAGTAATACAAGTTTACTTTGTGACGAAGAAAACATTCAGATCAGAAACATTTCGAATCCTGTTAGTCGAAATTGGCTTCTTGGAAGACCCATTCAACATCCGTTGGAAAAAACAATACCGAATCTGCAATATCCCTCTCAATCCTTTgtaaatgaaactaaaaaaattcggaATGTTGCTTTTTCTGGCAATAGTTTGCACAACATAGAACAATTTAATAACACTAACGGccatcaaaatatttcttttcacccTGAAGCTACTTTACCAGTTTCTTTAAACTTTGATCCTCGTAAGATCATTCAACAGAATAATGATGAAAAAGTTAGTCAGGAATGCTTTGTCGCTTCTAATTGTTTAACGcctatagaaaaattttattccaaaaaatcagaagacattaaaaacaaaacatacGAATGTGAGAAATGCGGTCGCTTTTTTCTGCAAGAGTCTAAGTTCCAAAGTCATTGGTTATCACATTCTGATAATCGGCCATTTAAGTGCTTTAGATGTCACAAAGCTTACGCATGTAAGAGTAAATTAAACGCACATATGAGATTGCATACAAAGTCAAATGTTCATCCGTGTAAaatatgcaataaaatttttacatatcCGTCATACTTGTTAGAGCATATGAACGCTCACAAATCAAACAACCACAAACTAAAAGATCAAaagcaaatatttcattttgaatgtaaCATATgcaagaagaaatttcaaattgctAAACTATTGAATGCTCATTTGAGACTTCACAGTGGAATAGGCTTATCACAATGCAATGtttgcgataaaaaatttaatcacaaaTATAGTTTAAAAGTTCACCTTCAATCGCATGAAGCGAAAAAGGTATACAAGTGTGAGTATTGTGATAAATCTTTCACACAAAAAAGTAATCTCGTTGAACATATTAGAATTCACACCAAAGTGAAACCCTTCGAATGTAATTTGTGTAGTAAGAAGTTCTGTCAATCTAGTCATTTAAAAAGTCATGTAGCTTCTCATGATTCAGCTCGGCAACACCGGTGTCAACTTTGTGGGAAAAGATTTAAACTagttaatcatttaaaaagacatttaaatTCACACACTAGGTCGAAGACATACCGATGTGAGAAGTGCAATCATGTTTTCTCTCAAGCTTTTAGTTTAAGAAGACATTTAAAAAGACATGATGAATCTTAA